One window from the genome of Bubalus kerabau isolate K-KA32 ecotype Philippines breed swamp buffalo chromosome 17, PCC_UOA_SB_1v2, whole genome shotgun sequence encodes:
- the LOC129631317 gene encoding tetrapeptide repeat homeobox protein 2-like yields the protein MQEPESVMRPTRRSAPPKRKRRQRTVYSKEQLEELKEAFLKNEYPSYQDRLRLAARLHLDEHRVQVWFKNRRAQRSRLERRQTQGGYQRAGHEPTDPGAPRTPAPAPESAAAAASPSFPDSPGFYSHPPPPSPAGVLPAPEPGISSHHPATWVPAQGVHVYGPAAPTPAPAPAPGWPQDPDAPNYCPDPLPVLLPDCVQELFSEPSSPLNSVSPVDEDDLGSQRFTNL from the exons ATGCAAGAACCCGAGTCCGTCATGA GGCCCACGCGGAGGTCAGCGCCCCCAAAGAGAAAGCGGCGCCAGCGCACGGTGTACAGCAAAGAGCAGTTGGAGGAGCTCAAAGAAGCCTTCCTGAAGAATGAGTACCCGAGTTACCAGGACCGCCTGCGCCTGGCAGCCAGGCTCCACCTGGACGAGCACAGAGTGCAG GTGTGGTTCAAGAACCGCCGGGCCCAGCGCTCCCGTCTGGAGCGACGACAGACCCAGGGAGGATACCAGCGGGCCGGCCATGAGCCCACGGACCCCGGAGCCCCCCGgactcccgcccccgccccggaaTCTGCTGCCGCAGCTGCGAGCCCCAGTTTCCCAGACAGCCCGGGATTCTAcagccaccctcctccccccagccccgCGGGGGTGCTCCCAGCGCCGGAGCCTGGCATCTCCAGCCACCACCCGGCCACGTGGGTCCCGGCACAGGGCGTCCACGTGTATGGCCCGGCTGCTCCAACGCCGGCCCCGGCTCCGGCCCCGGGCTGGCCTCAGGACCCCGACGCCCCGAACTACTGCCCAGATCCTCTTCCGGTTCTGCTTCCCGACTGTGTCCAGGAGCTCTTTTCCGAACCCTCCTCTCCCTTGAATTCTGTGTCCCCTGTGGACGAGGATGATTTAGGCTCCCAGCGGTTCACGAATTTATAG